The Nitrospira sp. genome segment ATTAGCGCGAGAGATTGTCGGCGCAGAGCGTTTTGTGGAAGTCTATATCAGCACGCCCATTGAAACATGTGAGGCGCGAGACCCTAAAGGCATGTATAAGCGGGCGCGGGCAGGCCAAATATCAGGATTTACGGGCGTGAATGATCCATATGAATCACCAGGAACACCTGATCTGACGATTGACACGTCGATCGCCTCACCCTCAGAGTGTGTGGGGAAGATGCTGGCCGAAGTAATTGCGCGCATTGCCGTATCCAAAGTCGAGAAGCAACCCACGCTCAAAGCCTCCCAATGAGCGGTGACGATATTGCCATCACAGTCAGCGGTCTTCACGTCTATTTCAAGCAAGATGAAGCGGCGAAGAGCAAGGAAGTGGAGGATAGAGCGTCTTCCTCTTGAGATGGTCGCCGAGGGCTGAGGATTCCGTTCTGTTGTGTTCACTGAACGGTGATGACGCATCCACTGCCACAAAGGGTGTTGGTCGAACAGCGGGATCGGCTGATCCGGCAACTGAGAGCTCTGCTTCGGAACAGGCCGGAGATTCTCTTCTCCTTGTTGCACGGGTCGTTTCTTGCGGGCGGCCTGTTCCGGGATGTGGACCTTGCTCTGTACCTTGAGCCAGGGGCAATCCAGCGGGAGGCATTTCGTGGCTATCAGCTGGAACAAGGGGTCCGATGGAGCGAAGCCCTCGACCTGCCCGTCGATGTTCGCCTCCTCAACGATGCGCCGGTGAGCTTTCGATACCATGCCTTGAGAGGATCTGTCTTGTTCGTGCAGGAGAAAGAATTTCTCGACGAATTTCGTGCCGGAACGTGGGACGAGTACTGTGACTTTGCGCCCTTTGCCAAACGGTATCTCCGGGAGGTGATGGGTGAGTGAGCTCAATTCGGACCGCCTCCGGGAACCCTCGGGGCACCCTCGAAATGCCTGTTGCCAACTGCCAAATGCCCCCGGGTCTCTCCATAGCGATCAGTTTGTTTCTACTGCAGTGAAATTGAAAAAGCCTCGGTTCACGGTGCCCTTCAAGAAGTCGTTGATATGGCGGCGGGTTGGTTCAACCCCCTCAACCATGACTTCTCAACGACATCGGCTCATGCTAGTCTGAAAGCCATGAAGACAATCCCCTCAGGCTTGTTGGAGAAAGTCGTGGAACGGCTGAAAGCCGAGTTTCAACCGGATGAGATTTATCTGTTCGGCTCACATGCTTGGGGCGTGCCCAGTGACGACAGTGACGTGGACTTGATGGTCATTGTCCGCGACAGCGCTGAAAAGGCCATCCGACGGATGCAACGGGCGCACCGCTGTTTGAGCGGGTTGGGTTTTCCCAAGGACGTGCTCGTTCCCACGCGCGCTCAAGTTGACCGCTACAAACACTTGCGGGCTTCCTTGTTTCACCAAGTGCTCGCCAAGGGTCGCAAACTCTATGGATGAGGCCGCGTGCGAACTGGTGCGCGACTGGCTGATCCGTGCCTGCCACGATTTGCAGGCTGCGCGCACGTTGGCGGCAGGGAAAGAACCGCTGCTCGACACGGCAATCTATCACTGCCAGCAGGGGGCGGAGAAGGCGATCAAAGGATGGCTGCAATCGTAAGATAAGCCCTTTCCCAAGACGCACGACATTGAAGATTTGGTCGCCCAAGCGGCGAAGTTGCATGGCGATTTTAAGCAGTTTGCGAAGGTGGCGGCGGTCTTGACGCCGTACGTCTCGGCCTTCCGGTACCCCGGCGGTGGTTCGGGTGAACCAATGCCGTCGCCCGAGGAATTCGACGAAGCCTTGCAACACGCCAAAACCATTTACGATTTCGTGTTGAGTCTGCTCCCGACGGAAGCGCGACCATGAAACGTGTACCGATACGCACAATGACCGAGATAACTGCGGGCTTCACGAGATACGCGGTCGATGCTGTTTCGTCACGAACTGTCATGAATAATGGGCTAACGAACTGGAGAAGGAGTGGTTGTGGATCTGGATGCTGAAGGTCATGTCATTGGGATCGAAGCGCTGGATGCAAGTTCCCGCATCGGCATTCAGGACCTTGTCACTGTCACCATAGAGAATCTCCCTCTTGAGATGGTCGCCGAGGGCTGAGGATTCCCTTCTGCTTTCGTAAGTGGTCGTCTCGTCGACGTCTACCGAGACGAGATTGACCAAGAGCCCTTGTTTGGGTTCTCACCACGGCAACCCCCTGTCCTCCAGTCAGGCCAGAAATGAATGGTTGCCGGTTTCCGACACAACCGATCATCGCCTGGGTCGGCTTCTGGTGGTTCCAAAAGACTCGCAAAGGAGTTGTTGATGTCTTCTGAGGGTCTCGCGAAAGAATCCCCTATTCCCTCGCCACTTTCCTCCGCTCTGGCGGAAGAGAGCCGGTCTGAGGAGGTTCAATCTTCTTCTCCTCATCAACCTGCACAGGTGGCCGACGACGTCGCCATTCGGGTGCAAAACCTCAGCAAGTGCTATCACATCTACGACAAGCCGCATGATCGATTGAAGCAATCAATCTATCCATATTTGCAGCGACTGGCCGGGAAACAGCCCAAGCAATATTTTCGCGAATTCTGGGCGCTGAAAAATGTGTCATTTGAAATCAAGAAGGGTGAGACCGTCGGCATCATCGGGCGCAACGGCTCAGGGAAATCCACCTTGCTGCAACTCATCTGCGGTACGCTTAGCGCGACCAGCGGCACGATCGAAACAGAAGGCCGCATTGCGGCTCTATTGGAACTCGGCTCAGGCTTTAATCCGGAATTTACCGGACGAGAGAACGTCTACATGAATGCGGCGGTGCTTGGTCTGAGCAAGAAAGAAACCGATGCGCGGTTCGACCAGATCGCAGCCTTTGCGGACATTGGCGAATTCATAGAGCAACCGGTGAAGACCTATTCCAGCGGCATGTTTGTGCGGCTGGCTTTTTCTGTTCAAGTCAGTATTGATCCTGAAATTCTGGTGGTTGACGAAGCCTTGGCGGTGGGAGATGCATACTTTGTGCATCGCTGCATGCTAAGGCTTCACGAACTGAAAGCCCAAGGAGTAACGATCATATTTGTGTCGCATGCATCACAGACGGTTGCGCAGCTATGTGATCGTGCGATCTGGATCGGGGAAGGGCAGATACGACGGGATGGGCCAGCTCCATCCGTAGTAGAGGAGTATCTGAATTCCATTTTTGGCCTGCATGGCGCCGCATCGGTAGCTCGGGTGAAGGCTGCTGCAAATGATGAAGAAAAGAGGATGGCGACGTTCGAAACGTCAATGCCCAACATAGACAAGCGAATAGGATCGCAAGAAGTTGGCGTAATTGGTATTGGCATATATGATCTAGCAGGTAGGCGAGTCGTATGTGTTAATCATGGCAGTAGCGTGGTTCTCAGAATTACGGTTAAAAACAATTCGTGTAGCTATCCAGATCGCTTGGTAGTGGGATATATATTTCGGAATTCACGAGGTGAGAATATAGCTAGCACAAATACCCTTATCGAAGATGCAGCTGTTCCGCCTGTTGCCATAGGCGCAATGTACACCGTTTCGATTCGGATTTGCCTTCCTCTTCTGTGTCCTGACAACTATGCGTTCAGCCCTTCGGTTGGATATGTAAACCTTCTGGGCGAACCGGTGGTGACTGACAGGGTGGAAAACGCCATTTTACTAAAAATAACTGCAATAAAAATTGTTCCTGCAATCATGCGGTTTGCGTCCTCGTTTGTTTCCGACGAGGCACAAGGATGAAATATATTATTTTGCATCATCATTTCTTTAAAAATGCTGGTTCTACCCTGATCGATATACTAAAACGGGAGTTCGGTGAGGGCTTCGAGGAATATCATCCCTCAGCTGAGAGCGAGGGCTATTTCTCAGACGAGACGTTAGCTGGTTATCTTCACGGCAAACAGCCGACTGCAATCTCAAGCCATCATTTCATCGGACAAAATTACAATCTAAGCCCTTTTCTGAACAGGCAGTTCAGGTTTTATGACTTCATTCTTGTGCGCCATCCGCTCAAACGATTAGCTTCAATGTATAGCTACTATCAAACGATCGGGCAGAGCAATCACCCTATCGCGCAGGTGGCGCAACGTTCCACCTTGCAAGAGTTTCTCAAATTTCTGATCCGTGAGCACCCGAACCATGTTCTAAGCCCCCAAGTATGTAATCTAGCAGGTGCCCCATTGCCTCCCATGGCGAAGCATCTTGATGAGGCGATTGCCAGGCTCAGAGTTTGTGCAGTCTCTAGCACTGTTGAAGACTTTAAGGCGGCGATGATCGCTGCCGAGTATTTTCTTAAGCCGGTGTTTCGAAACCTGCGCTTGCATTATGCGACAGAGGTCAATCGTTCGCCAAGGATTGAAGGTTACGATGGTACGTTGTCCTCCTTGGAAGAAGTCCTTGGAAAGACATTGTTTTCGACGCTAGTCGACATGAATGCGTTGGATATCGAGCTGTGCAAGACGGCAAGTTTTGAACTGGAGAGCCGCACAAAACAAATTCCTCATTATCTTGAATTAGCAAATGACTTCGAGTCGCGTTGTGGGGCGTCACCTATCACAGTCTCCTAAACCTCTACTGCTGGCTGTCAACACCTATGCGAGACATGGTTATTCACCATCTATCTTCAAGAATACAGGCAGTTCAGCTGGCTATTCACTGAGCAATTCGTTTCATAAGACATGGTATATGCTTAAGGTAGAGTTCTCATGGTTATCTCTGCCCAATAGCGCAGTTACGGCATTTCGCGATGCTCATCCTGACTGTGTAGCGATACCCTCACAGCAAGCGCGAATTATTCGAGACGAGCCATCTGGGAAATATAGATTCTTCCCTATTATCTTCATTCGGCATCCCATTGACAGGGTAGGTTCATGTTATGCCTACGAATGATCCACGAACACCGCCTACCACACATCTATAACCTCCCCAAAAGGGTTGGCTTATGATGTTGAGTACTCCAAAGACAAGTTTGAAAAGCTCGGGGAAGCTTTTGCCCAAAAAGAAGGACTGCTAATCATGTGCAACCACTGGTGCATAGAGGTGGCGAATAGCCTATTGGACAAGATTCCAGTGGGTGCGCGGATATTGGAGGTGGGGTCGCGAAATGTTAATGGCTCAGTACGCGCAGTACTTGAGAGTCGCGCAGCAGAATATCTTGGGGTTGACTTATTTGAGGGCTCCGGTGTCGATATCGTGCTGCATGTGGCGCATTTGCGAGATCAGTTCGGCGATGAGAAGTTTGATGTAGTTATTTCTACAGAAATGTTGGAGCATTGCAGCAATTGGCAGGAAGCTCTTTATCAAATGAGCAGCGTGTTGCGTCAAGGAGGGTTGTTGATCATCACCACACGCTCTCCTGGATTTGAACTGCATGATTACCCTGCCGATTACTGGAGATTCTCACGTGGGGACTTCGCAGAGATATTCAACCCTATAGGAGAGCTTCTTCTGCTACGAGATGATATGACGCTAGGCTGGCCATGTGGTGTTGGTATAGCAGTAAGAAAAACAGCCGACCATGCCAAGCTTATGGACTGGTACAAAAACATAATGCGGCGGGCAGTCCATTCAATGGCGACTGAGACGGGTGGAAAAGGGGGTCTGGTCGAAAGATCTGCGTCAATGATCTTTGATCAATATAGTCGTTATAAAGCTTGTTCAGATTTGCTTCGCCAGGCCGGTGTCAAAGCGGGCAGCACGATCCTCGATATAGGAAGTGGACCGGAATGTCTGTTCGGACGATTCTTACCGGACATGACGGTCAGTTTTGTTGATCCTCTGATCCTCCCAGAATCGGGAGAGCAGCGTATTACTGGCAGTGTATTCGCAGACGAATTGAACGGACGGACATTTGACTGCGTAACGGCGGTGGATGTGCTCGAACATGTACAGCCGGAACATCGCCGTCCTTTTCTTGAGCGCGTATCTTCTTTGGGGAGGAATAGCCTCCTTCTTGGTTTTCCGACGTCGGATTCGTCCGAAGGGTACGAGACAGACCGGACGATTGATGAACAATATAGGAGAGTCACGGGGCTCAGGTACTCATGGCTGAGGGAGCACTATGCGTATGGCCTGCCATCTCTGAGCGCCACCGTAGAGCAGCTACAGGGTCTGGGGTGGCATTGCCAGACTGTGGGGCATGGACATGCCCCTTGGCTGCGTGAGTTGTTGGCCTTTGTCATTTGCACATGGGACGACCCGAACTGGAAAGACCTCGTGCTGCGGGTTAGCGAGCGATTCAACAGGGAGTTCTATCCGTATGATTTCCTTCCGCCATATTATCGGCAATTCGTGATCGCCAGCCGAGTCCCGTTGGCGTCGATTATGCCACTG includes the following:
- a CDS encoding nucleotidyltransferase domain-containing protein → MAAGWFNPLNHDFSTTSAHASLKAMKTIPSGLLEKVVERLKAEFQPDEIYLFGSHAWGVPSDDSDVDLMVIVRDSAEKAIRRMQRAHRCLSGLGFPKDVLVPTRAQVDRYKHLRASLFHQVLAKGRKLYG
- a CDS encoding ABC transporter ATP-binding protein; translation: MSSEGLAKESPIPSPLSSALAEESRSEEVQSSSPHQPAQVADDVAIRVQNLSKCYHIYDKPHDRLKQSIYPYLQRLAGKQPKQYFREFWALKNVSFEIKKGETVGIIGRNGSGKSTLLQLICGTLSATSGTIETEGRIAALLELGSGFNPEFTGRENVYMNAAVLGLSKKETDARFDQIAAFADIGEFIEQPVKTYSSGMFVRLAFSVQVSIDPEILVVDEALAVGDAYFVHRCMLRLHELKAQGVTIIFVSHASQTVAQLCDRAIWIGEGQIRRDGPAPSVVEEYLNSIFGLHGAASVARVKAAANDEEKRMATFETSMPNIDKRIGSQEVGVIGIGIYDLAGRRVVCVNHGSSVVLRITVKNNSCSYPDRLVVGYIFRNSRGENIASTNTLIEDAAVPPVAIGAMYTVSIRICLPLLCPDNYAFSPSVGYVNLLGEPVVTDRVENAILLKITAIKIVPAIMRFASSFVSDEAQG
- a CDS encoding sulfotransferase family 2 domain-containing protein; its protein translation is MKYIILHHHFFKNAGSTLIDILKREFGEGFEEYHPSAESEGYFSDETLAGYLHGKQPTAISSHHFIGQNYNLSPFLNRQFRFYDFILVRHPLKRLASMYSYYQTIGQSNHPIAQVAQRSTLQEFLKFLIREHPNHVLSPQVCNLAGAPLPPMAKHLDEAIARLRVCAVSSTVEDFKAAMIAAEYFLKPVFRNLRLHYATEVNRSPRIEGYDGTLSSLEEVLGKTLFSTLVDMNALDIELCKTASFELESRTKQIPHYLELANDFESRCGASPITVS